The nucleotide sequence GGCCTTCGGCACAACATCTCACACCATTGACATGAAATACCCCCTGGGCAAAGATGTCATAATGGTCATTGAATCTGACATCAGCGCTACCCACCCCGTGTTTGGCCTGAATATCCTCAAGGCAAAGCGTGAAGGTTCAACACTGATCGTTTCAGATTCTCGTGAAACAAAACTGACACGCCACTGCAGCTCTCATCTCCGGACGGAAAGCGGCACATCGGTGGCATTCATAAACGGCCTGATGAAGGTTATCATTGATAAAGACCTTTTCAACAGACAGGTCGTTTCGAAAATTGAGGGATTTGATACGTTCGAAAAAAGTCTTGGTGACTATACCCCGGACAAGGTTTCAAAAATAACACGCGTATCTGAAACAGAGATTACCGAAACAGCTGAAACTCTTGCAAAGGCAAAAAGCCGCATGATCTCATTAACCGTAAATGTTTCTGAAAACACCAAAGGGATGGACATGGTGCTTGCAGTTGCAAATCTTGTGCTGCTCCTTGGCGATGAACCGGAAACCCTTCAGATACCGGCGGAATATGCCAACACCCTCGGCATGACCAAAATGGGGATTGCACCTGAGGCAGGAACAAAAGATTTCTTCAATATGCTCTATGAGCAGGGTGCTGTTAAGGGGCTTTTCGTCATGGGCGAAGACCCTGTTTCAGCATATCCCTTCAGCTCAAGGATCCTGTCTGTGCTCAAATCCCTTGATCTGCTGATCGTACAGGACATTGCACTTACCGAAACCGCAAAGCTTGCACATATTGTGCTTCCTGCCGCAGGCTGGTCGGAAAAAGATGGGACATTTATTAATACTGAAGGCATCAGCCAGAAGCTCCAGCGGATCATTGAGACGCCGGGCCTGTCCATGCCGGACTGGAAGATATTGAGAAACCTTGCGCTTGCGATGGGCAAGGAGATAGGAACGAGAAGTGTTGAGGGCCTCTCTGAGGAAATAGCGAATACGGTGCTCAAAGAGAAGAAGCCTGCGGACAAAATGGCCTTTCACGCAGTACCCTATTTGGCAGGAGAAATCCCTTCGGCCGAGTATCCACTGGCGCTGGTAGTCAGGGATGTGCTTCAGCATTCAGGCAGCATGTCTACGCGCTCAAAGTCTCTCGATCTTGTCGTTTCTGAGGCATACCTTGAACTCAATGAAGAAGATGCGACCAAACTCGGTGTATCAGACAACAGTCATGTAAAGGTCTCCTCAAGAAGAGGCACGATCTACCTGAAGGCCAAAATAACCGACGCTGTCCCTGCCGGAACGGTTTTTTCATCAACGCATTTCCCGCATGGTCGTGTAAACACCCTGCTCTACTATCCTGAAAACGGCACAGCCAGTCCGTGCGCCGTAAAAGTAGAGTCTACAAAATAAAGAGGACAGATGGCAGCCTGTCCTCTTTGTTTAGCACCGCCAATATTATCACTCTATTCTGCTCCTCGCATGAAAAGCCCTGTTTTTTCACGAACATCGGAAAGCAGGGCTTATTTTTATTGTCTGTCGCTATGGTAGGATAATCAATTCAGAAATCCCGGGGGAATTATGCCTGAAAAATGGTCTGATGGGCTGCCAGATGATGCTTTTTTATCAGAAGCTGAAAAAACCTATATGAATGCTTTGACAAGGATAAAAGAAGGTCTGGCAAAAGGATTTGATTTTGATAGTGCAAGCGCCACGGTCAA is from Nitrospirota bacterium and encodes:
- the nuoG gene encoding NADH-quinone oxidoreductase subunit NuoG, which gives rise to MIELIIDDKNVSVEEGTTILAAAKKVGINIPNMCYDKRLRPYGGCRICVVEQEGNPRLLASCSTPAAAGMVIKTDTPKLKKVRQTVLELMLVHHPLDCPVCDKAGECDLQDMAFQYGKPEGRFIRHRKAMPSDVRGPLVELTANRCILCGKCVRICAEHQGRGALGLIGRGFPTVVQPAFGEILECDYCGQCIDICPTGALLSKPMKFQARAWFLEEKDTICPFCGCGCTLTIGTREGKILRSRAKEDNGRSEGNLCGRGRFGVDYIYSENRLKTPLIRKDGELVAATWDEALKYAGDSLTRIVAAHGKDAVGALGSHRCTNEDNYMLRKFMSTVIGSANLDSSAAFGYSRVQQALSMAFGTTSHTIDMKYPLGKDVIMVIESDISATHPVFGLNILKAKREGSTLIVSDSRETKLTRHCSSHLRTESGTSVAFINGLMKVIIDKDLFNRQVVSKIEGFDTFEKSLGDYTPDKVSKITRVSETEITETAETLAKAKSRMISLTVNVSENTKGMDMVLAVANLVLLLGDEPETLQIPAEYANTLGMTKMGIAPEAGTKDFFNMLYEQGAVKGLFVMGEDPVSAYPFSSRILSVLKSLDLLIVQDIALTETAKLAHIVLPAAGWSEKDGTFINTEGISQKLQRIIETPGLSMPDWKILRNLALAMGKEIGTRSVEGLSEEIANTVLKEKKPADKMAFHAVPYLAGEIPSAEYPLALVVRDVLQHSGSMSTRSKSLDLVVSEAYLELNEEDATKLGVSDNSHVKVSSRRGTIYLKAKITDAVPAGTVFSSTHFPHGRVNTLLYYPENGTASPCAVKVESTK